A segment of the Aromatoleum aromaticum EbN1 genome:
GCGTGCATCGTCGGCGCGGCTACCCACGACGTAGACGTCGAACTCGGCACCGGAAGCCTGCAGCCGCTGCGCGGCCTGGTCGCAGGCGGGGCAACCGTCCTTGACGAAGACTGCGATTCGGTCGTCGCCCTGCGGGATGCCGGGTGCAGAGCCGACGGAGTTGGCACCGGGCAGACTGACCCGCTGCATGCCGGGTGCCAACCGCTGCCAGGCCGCATCGTAGGCCCGCTGGTAGGCGAGCGTCTTCTCGACCCGGCGGGCTTCGGCCTGCACCTGCAGTTCCGCGTAGCGACGGCGCTCCTCGTCGGAGCGCGCCTCGATGCCGAGCGCGGTGAGCGGATCGAGATTGGGCGAATACACACCCAGCGGCCCCTGCATCAGCTCACGGTAGTGCGCCCAGTCGTCAGGGCGCAGCCCCCAGTCGCGCGCCTGCTGTTCGTCGCTGCGTACGGTGGTCGTCGGGCGCTCGCGGCTGGGGGCGGTGGCGGACAGGCTGGTGTGCTGGGCGACGGCGGCGGGAGCCGCACCGGCGAGCAGCACGGCAATCAAGAACGGGGCGCCCCTGAAGCAGTTCACGCGCCTTCTCCTACCGTTCGGGAACGGTCAGGCGGCGGGTTTCGTCGCCATGCCGGAAGACGGCGGTGCCGCTCTCGATCGCCTCAAGCCGCCAGCCGGCCTCGGCCTCGCCGGGCCGTAGCAGGCGGACCTGTGTGAGTGCGGCCGCGTCGGTCGGAAGAATTGCCAGGAAGCGTTCGCCGGCGCGCAGCTCGACGCCAATCACCCGGAATGCAGGTTCGATGGGCCGCGGTCTCACCGGCGCGGGTACGCGGGGACGAACAGACGCCGAGGGCGTCGGCCGGGCGGAGGCGAGGCGCTCCTCCATCCGCTCGAGGCGGGCCAGCAAGGACTGCAGCGCGTCAGTGGTCGGGCGATCGCCGAGTGCCGCCTCGACCGCGGCAATCCGCTGATCGAGCGCGAGGCGCTCGGACTCGTAGCGCGTCTGAGGCAGTGCGGTCGGCCGTTGCCGGTACTGCTCGAGCTGCTGCGCGAGTTCGTCCATCCGCCCCTCGAGGACGGCGATCCGCATGGCTGGAGTGCGGTCTTTGGCCTCTTCGGCCAGGTTCGAGAGGACGACGTGGTCGATCACGACCGTGGCGCTGACGAGCAGCAGCCAGGTGGCTGCGGCCACGTGCAACAGCTGTAAGCGCCGATGTTGCGGGGTGCCGGGAATCGCGATCATGGCTGCGCCTCCTCGACGAGTGGAAAGGCCTCGGCTGGCGTTTCGGCATCTTGGAGGGAAGCCGGCAACAGGGTGAGTGGATCGGCCGGTGTGATGGCCGGACCGAAACAGACCCGGCGCGCGCCGTCATCTGCGCGCAATTTCCAGGCTGGGCCAGCGAGCGTCAACAGCGCGTCGCGCAACACGATCGGCCCGAGTTGGTAGTGGGCTGTCGGCAGCGGGAGGGCGTTCAGTGCATCGGTCTCAGGACCGCTGCAAAGCTGGTAGCCGGAGCGCTGCAACACATGGCGCAGCGCGTCGCCCACCGTCGCGTGCAGGGTGTCCGGCACGGTCACGTCGACCACTTGCAGCAGCAGGTTCCGCTGGGCCTCGGTTGGTGCGAGTTCGACCAGGGTGTAGCGGCCGTAGCGGACCACCGGGACGTAAGCTGGTGGTGGGGGCGCGGATTCAACGGCTTGCGATGACGTGGATGGGGACGGTGCGGTAGTCGCGCAGCCTGCGGCTAGGGCGGCGCTCAGCAACAGGCCACGGCGTGCCGTCCGATGGGACGGAAGGGCGGATTGCATGGATCGGCTCTCGGCAATGTCGAGCCGACACCATCGCCATCCGGGGAGGTCATATCAGCAAACAAAGGGAATCGCCGCTTTACCGATTTCACGAGGAGCAGGGATCCCGTTGGTCGAAAAAGCGTCATAGCCTTCGGGGGCCAGAACGTCGGGCGGTGGCGGACTTATCGAGAGAGTTATCCACAGTTTCTGTGGAGAAACGCGGAAAGGGACTGCCGGCTGGGTCGGTTGCGTTCGACGCTTGCTTGGGCGATTGGCGAGCTCGAAACGGGGGAGGACCGTCTGACGACGATGAACCCTGCTCAGGCGGCCTTTCTGCGGGCGGTTGCCACCATGGGGGCAACATCCACCCGTTCTCGCAATTCCTTGCCCGATTTGAAGTGGGGCACATACTTTCCGGAGACATGCACCGTCTCGCCGGACTTCGGATTGCGGCCCACGCGTGGTGGTCGATAGCTCGACGAAAAGCTGCCAAAACCGCGAATCTCGATTCGGCCACCTTGGGTGAGCGCATTGGTCATGGTGCCGAGGATCACCTTCACCGCCTCTTCCGCATCCCGTGCAACAAGCTGTGGGAAGCGCTGTGCGAGACGGTCGATGAGTTCTGATTTCGTCATCGGGCGATTATATCAATTGAAACAGCAACTTCGCGTGCAAGCAAAACCCCGTGTTTGGAGCCGATCCGCGCGTAGGGGAGGATTGGTCGTGCCGCATTCCGGCGAGGCGTATTTCGACGATAGGGGAGAAGAAAATGCCGACGACCCGATGGGCCGCCGGCAGCGTCAGTGAATCAAGTCGCAACAAGTTGCCTGGCGAGCGCGACCTCGACGGAGTCCCCGTCCTGGTTGAGGACATCCAGACCCGACTCGGGCACGTCGCCCGACGTGCTCTGCGACACCATGATTTTCTTGGCCATCAACCCCAAGCAGGTCATCTGCGAGGAGTTGGCATAGCCCAGGTAGATCACGCGCACCGGCTGCTTCTGGCCGATGCGCCATGAGCGCCGGGCGGCCTGCTGCAACGAATACACGTTGTAGCCCGACTGCATGAACACGATCGTCGGAAACTCCAACAGGTCCAGGCCGGTTTTCACCAGCTCGGGATTGGTGATGAGCACGTCGATGCCGCGGTCCAACTGCTCAGCGATCCAGTCCTCGCGGCGGGAGGCATCCACGCTCGCGCGCAGCACCGCCACCTTGAAGCCTTCCTGCTCAAGCAGCACCTTCAAACGCGACGTGGTATCGCGCGTGCCGGTGTAGACCGAATAGACCAGGGTCTTGCGACCTTCAGCCTTCTCCTGCTTGCAGATCTCGATCAACTCGCGTTCCTTGGGCATCACCTCCAGCTCGTTGAACTGAGCCGGGACGAAGGCCAGGGTGTTGCGCGTACGCGGATGCACCACCGTTTCCGAGCGGAAGCAGCAATCCGGCCAGGCCAGCAGCACGTTGAGGACCACACCCAGCAGCGTCGTGTCGCGCCTCGCCAGGGCCTCCTTCAGCTCCTGAGTCAGCCGACCCGCCAGATCGCGATAGGCGGCAGCTTGCGCCGTGTCCATCGCGACTTCGCGGAACTCCTCGTCGTAGGGCGGCAGCACGTTGCCGCCGATGTCCTTCAACTTGAGGAAGACCGTGAACGGCAGGACGCAACGCAGCACGCCCTTCGGACCGAAGCCCGGCGCCTTGACCGTGCGCACCGATACCTTGGTGCCCTTGGCCGTCTTGTGCGCCGTGCCGGTGCTCTCGGAATAGATGTCCTTGAGCACCCCGTGGTCGCGCATGAACGCCATCGCGGCCGACGTCATGCTGCCGCTCTTCGTCGGTCGGTAGCCGTCTTCGATCATCCGCCCAGGCAAGGCGCGGAACAGCAGGTGGAACAGGTCGTCGCCGTAGCCGCCCATCAGCGTACCAGTGAGCAGCAAAGTCTTGCGCGACTTCGCTGCGAGCACGCCCATGGCCTGGCCCTGCGCACTGCCACCGTTCTTGTACTCATGCGCTTCGTCGGCAATGAGCAGGTCAAACGTGCCTTGCGGCAGGTAGCGTTTGATGAACTCGGACGGCTGGTAGCCGCCCTCGCCGAAGCCGAACTCCATGTTGGCCATCGCGCGCTCCATGCGGTGCGCCTGACGGTCGGAGAAGACCAACTCGCCGCGGTCGTCCATCAGGTTGATGAACTCGTGGATGTTGTCCCCGAGCATCGACGCGAGGAAGGCGTCACCGAATTTCTGCATCAGCTTCTGTGCGGTGACTTCCCCGATGGTCGGGATACGCTTCAGGGCTTTGAGCACGGACGAGGACTGGTCACTGGCGGACAAGCCTCTCGGGCGGATCAGCGTCCACAGCGGTGCGGCGCAGTGGCTGCACTTGCGGCGGATCTCCTCGGCTTCCAGCTCGACCGGGTTCGCCGGCTCGCCGTCGAGGTCGGTAATGACATGGCCGCAGTCCGGGCACGCCGCCACGTCGCCGTGGCGGCTCCGATGCCGGGTGAACACTGGCTTCCAGTGAAACCCCATCCGCATCCGCACGCGGCCGAGGACGAAGAACTCCTGGCCATGTGCCGGCACGCCCAACTGCTCGCGCAGCTTCAGCAGCTTGACCAGCGTGTCCGGGCCGTTGAGCACCCAGACCTTGGCGCTGGCCACCGTTTCCTGGATTTCGCGCCGCCACTTGTAGACCAGGTGGGGTGGCGAGAGCACCAGGGTGCGGCGGTAGCCTTCGGCATTGAGTGCGGCGGCCGTGGCGATGCCGACGGTCGTCTTGCCGCAGCCCATCTCGCCATTGACGATCGCGGCGCGTTCGCCACGGTCGACCAGCAGTTCGGTGACGGCATGGACCACATCGGCCTGCGCCTGGAACAGCTTGCGCTTGAGACCCGCGAGGACGATCTGGCGATGCGCCCGCGGCTGGCCGGTGTAGACCGGCGGGTTGGCACGGTTGAGCGAATCGAGCAGTTCGTCGCCGAATTCGGTGACGAAGTCCTGCAGGCTGAGGATGAGAGGAGAAGCGGCCGCTTCGAGCAGGTCGCCCTGTGCAGCGGTTTCGGGAATAGTTTCAAGATCGAGGGACATGGTGATGCTCCAAAGCGATCGGGCATGCACCTCCCCTACGGGGCGATGGCATGCCCCAGAGTGGGAAGAAGGAAGCGTCTAAAGCCGCTGGATGCGGATCAGTACTCGCTGGGCAACAGCAGCGTGGTGACGCTGCGATCCCATTCGGTGATGATCCAGAGCTTCAGGTCGGGCGTGACCTGGTAGGACGAGAACAGACGATCCTCGCCGGACTTGAGCGCGGCATCGTTCAGTTGCCGATCGTCGTCGCCGAGGTCGCCCCAGTCGCCATGAAGATGGCGACGCAGGAACGGCGCGGGGTTGAGACGGCCCTGTCGGATCAGACCATCGACGCCGACGGTCATAACCACCTGCCCGGCGGGAAAGCGTGCTTGTGACGCGAGGTTGAGGACTGCGAATG
Coding sequences within it:
- a CDS encoding TIGR03759 family integrating conjugative element protein gives rise to the protein MNCFRGAPFLIAVLLAGAAPAAVAQHTSLSATAPSRERPTTTVRSDEQQARDWGLRPDDWAHYRELMQGPLGVYSPNLDPLTALGIEARSDEERRRYAELQVQAEARRVEKTLAYQRAYDAAWQRLAPGMQRVSLPGANSVGSAPGIPQGDDRIAVFVKDGCPACDQAAQRLQASGAEFDVYVVGSRADDARIRDWARRVRIDPAKVGARQITLNHDSGRWLSLRLQGELPAVVRQVGGQWQRQP
- a CDS encoding PilL N-terminal domain-containing protein is translated as MQSALPSHRTARRGLLLSAALAAGCATTAPSPSTSSQAVESAPPPPAYVPVVRYGRYTLVELAPTEAQRNLLLQVVDVTVPDTLHATVGDALRHVLQRSGYQLCSGPETDALNALPLPTAHYQLGPIVLRDALLTLAGPAWKLRADDGARRVCFGPAITPADPLTLLPASLQDAETPAEAFPLVEEAQP
- a CDS encoding DEAD/DEAH box helicase family protein, yielding MSLDLETIPETAAQGDLLEAAASPLILSLQDFVTEFGDELLDSLNRANPPVYTGQPRAHRQIVLAGLKRKLFQAQADVVHAVTELLVDRGERAAIVNGEMGCGKTTVGIATAAALNAEGYRRTLVLSPPHLVYKWRREIQETVASAKVWVLNGPDTLVKLLKLREQLGVPAHGQEFFVLGRVRMRMGFHWKPVFTRHRSRHGDVAACPDCGHVITDLDGEPANPVELEAEEIRRKCSHCAAPLWTLIRPRGLSASDQSSSVLKALKRIPTIGEVTAQKLMQKFGDAFLASMLGDNIHEFINLMDDRGELVFSDRQAHRMERAMANMEFGFGEGGYQPSEFIKRYLPQGTFDLLIADEAHEYKNGGSAQGQAMGVLAAKSRKTLLLTGTLMGGYGDDLFHLLFRALPGRMIEDGYRPTKSGSMTSAAMAFMRDHGVLKDIYSESTGTAHKTAKGTKVSVRTVKAPGFGPKGVLRCVLPFTVFLKLKDIGGNVLPPYDEEFREVAMDTAQAAAYRDLAGRLTQELKEALARRDTTLLGVVLNVLLAWPDCCFRSETVVHPRTRNTLAFVPAQFNELEVMPKERELIEICKQEKAEGRKTLVYSVYTGTRDTTSRLKVLLEQEGFKVAVLRASVDASRREDWIAEQLDRGIDVLITNPELVKTGLDLLEFPTIVFMQSGYNVYSLQQAARRSWRIGQKQPVRVIYLGYANSSQMTCLGLMAKKIMVSQSTSGDVPESGLDVLNQDGDSVEVALARQLVAT
- a CDS encoding integration host factor subunit beta translates to MTKSELIDRLAQRFPQLVARDAEEAVKVILGTMTNALTQGGRIEIRGFGSFSSSYRPPRVGRNPKSGETVHVSGKYVPHFKSGKELRERVDVAPMVATARRKAA